The region CTCGGGTATGGCGTTGATCTCCTGGGTGTTCGTATCTATTCTATCACCCAAACATCTGATTGGTCTAACCGGTGGCGTGTTCAATTTCATGGGCAATCTGGCGTCCATCGTAGTACCTATCGTGATTGGCTATCTGGCCAAAGACGGTGATTTCAAACCAGCGCTCGTCTTCGTCGGCGCCCTGGGCCTGATTGGAGCCTGTTCTTACATATTCCTGGTGGGCAAAATAGAACGGGTCGTGACTCATGACCCGCAGGAAGGGGTCTTTGCGGGGGAGTAAAGCAAAGCACAATGCTATTTCTGAGTTTCCTGCTCTACGCTCTACTTTTAGTAAAAAATAGCCAGCCAGATCGTCTCTTCGTCTTCTTTCGTCCAGGCCACCCGATGCTTCCGATGCGCGGGGATGTTGATGTGCATCCCCGGCAGCAGTTCGACGGGTTCGTCGACGCCGTCAATTTGCAGCCTGGCCGCGCCCTTTACCAGCAGCACCCATTCATGCTGGTCCTGGTCGTACCAAAACCCTTCGGGTGAAGCATGCCCTTTCGAGACGATGCGTTCGAGCTTAAATCCATTGCCCGTCAGGATTTCGTCGAACAATTCCTCGGGTAATGAGCCGGGAATAGAAGCAAACAGATTACCGATTGTCATAAAGTAGCGGAGGTTATCAAGCCCGAATGGCTCTATGCGGGCGCGTAAAACGCGTTGCCGCATAGAGCCATTCGGGCTATAAATGTACTAAATTCCTTAATCCTGTCCAGCTACCGGAGCCACGGTCGACTGGTTGCTCGAACCTGTGGTGTACAGCTGATTGAACAGGAGTTTGAACGTACCATGCGATTGCGCCCGGAAGGTAATCTCAGGCCCGAACGCATATAACTTACCGGCACCAACGGGTGCTTCGAAAGCCGCTACACCACCCTGTAAATACGACTGCCCCCATGCCCAGCCACTCCGGAGTGGCTTGCTGCTGTCGAACCAGGCCAGTGGTTTCACTAGCCCTTTGGCAATGGCATCGGGCGCAATTTTGAATACCGGGCTGGCATCGAAATACACGTCGCTCTGGTTCGACATACCCCAGGTAGCGTGTTGGGTCGAATCCAGACTCACGCGCAGTACACTACCGGGAATGTAGTATTTCTCACCGGGCAAAGGCCGTTCGGCCCCGCTGGTCGTCATTTCCGTCAGGGCGTTTTTCACCGGTAAGCCCAGATGATACGCCAGGTTGGTGCTGCTGCCAATGGTCACTACCGTTCCGCCCGCTTCCAGGAACGATTTCAGCTGAGGTACCGACTTGGCTGCCGTGATCTTACCCAACCACGGACGGAATTCGGCGGGCGTATTTTCCACTTTCGCTTCGGAACCCATCAGGCTGAAAATATCCTCCTCTTTACCGCCAACGGGCGGAATGGCGCGGGTAACGAAAACGATGACGTCGAACTTCTTCCGTAAATCACCGGCATCGATGTCATTCGGATAGACAACTTTCATCGGGAAATGGTACTGCTCCATCATCCAGCGAATCCAGCCCGACGGCATCGAGCCCCCGTAGGTATCCCAAAGGGCAATGCGCATGGGGGCCACCTTAGTCATCGACCCGGCTGGACGCTTTGCCAGACCCGTCACCAGGATGCCAAGGTCTTTTGCCGATTTGTCTAATAAAGATTTTGCCTTCGCCGATGCAGGCACATAGAAAGCACCAGCCTCAACGGTGGCTTTCTCACCAACGCCGTTCGGAAGCCGATACACTTCAACGCCCGAAGCCAAAAGGTCATTGACCGCAATGAAGGAGTTGTTCGATTTGGCACTCAATATATAACCGGCACCCGACGCGCCCGCAATAGCTCCTTCCGGCGACTGTAGTTCACCATACGGCAGCTTCTTGAAAGGCCCATCGAAGCCATCCAGGATACGATCAAATTTAACGTTCATCAGGTAAGCCAATGTCCAGCCAGCGGCATCGTAGGGTCGAACCGGCGGGCCACCGGGATACTGGAAATCATTGGGGTGATCCTGCGGCTCAAACATATCCAGTAGGTGCGGCCGGAACGCCTGATCGGTTTTCACGACATACGATCCCGCCGGGTACTTTTTACCCGCTACAGTGAAGTCGGACGTTGCTTCCTGAATCTGAATACCGGTACGAATCAGGGCGTTGATGAACTTAACCGCCGTAGCAAAATCAGGCTGACTTTTAGGGATAATATACCCACGAGGATCGCGCAGAACGGGCGCTTTCATGATGGTATCATAATATTTCATGGGCATCCCCCCTCCTCTCGGAATCATGCCATACTGCGCCAGAGCCGCGCTGGACGGCGGAACCACCTTTTTGGGGTCCTTGTTGTAAGCCTCTTCAATGGCGTCGATCCGCTTTGGCGAGAGCGCCCAGTAATCGCTGCTCCCCCGCTCAATGGAATTTTTACCCATGCGGTAAATATTGTACAACAGATGATCCGACTGACGGGCGGCATAATCGAGCACGGCATAGTTCAGCGATACGGAATAGTCAATCGACTGTCTGAAGTACCACTTTTGTGGCGTGACCGGGAAAGGTGTGTTTCCATTTGGAATCAGGCGTTTGGGCACGAGAGGCACATCTTCGGGCGTTGGACCGCCGATGATTTCGGTAAGCAGGCCGATCATGTTGTGGAAGTGCGTGGTGGTACGCAGCCCGCCGTTATACCAGGTCGAGAAAACGGAGCCGCCCAGGCGGGTGAAGCCGGGTTTGTTTTCCGAATTCAGGCGGTTGATCATGGCGGCACCCAGCGCGTCGATACCCGTTACCATCATGGGGTCGAACACGTAGTTGAACGGATCGCGGTACGGTGGCCCCGCCAGCACCGATCCCGCCGGGCCGCGCTGGTGGTGGTTGTACATGATCTGCGGAATCCAGTCGACGAACAGCTGCCGGGCAATATTCTGCGTTTCCTTCATGTTCAGCATGAAGAAATCGCGGTTGTTGTCGTGCCCGATGTATTTCTGGTACAAACGGGGAACGTTGTCCAGCGACCGCTTTTCGGGGGTGGCTTCGCGCATATACCAGTTCGTTACCAGTTCCTGCCCATCGGGATTGGCGTGGGTGAGCAGAATAACGTCCTTATCCAGGATACGCATTGTTTCGGGGTCTTTCCGGCTTACCAGCTGCCAGATCGTTTCGATGAGCTGGTGCGTACCCACCGTTTCAGTGGCATGAATACCGCCATCAATCCAGACAATCGCCTTGCCTTCATCGGCCAGCGCATGAGCCTGCTGGTCGGTGAGGTTTTCGGCTCGCGCCAGCTTTTGGGAAATTTCCTGATAGTGGCTTAACTTCTTGAGGTTCTCCGGCGACGACACGATCAGCATATACTGGTGGCGACCTTCTTCGGTCATCCCAATATCGACGAGTTTGGCCCGGTCCGACGTAGCGGCTATTTTTTTGAAATAAGCCTCCGTTTGCGTGTAAGTAGCGAGCTGATAGTTGTCGCCGATGTTAAAGCCAAAATGCTCTTTTGGCGACGGAATCGTTTGTGCCCTGGCTGTCGTCAGACTCAGCAACAGGACAAGAAAGAGTGTGCTGGATAAAAAACGCATTGGTTTGGGTTAGTGGTTATTGAGTTATTGGTGTAGTGAGTGGAGTGGTTAATTGGTGGAGTAGTGTAGTAGGTGAACGTGAGTGGAGTAGTCAAGTACTGGTCTATTACTCCACTCACGTTCACCTACTACACTATTTCCTTCGGAAGCGAACGCCTACGCGGCAATCGCCTACTTCGCCACGGGCTTCGTCGCAGACGTTTTCCTGATAACCGGCAATCTGACGCCCATCGGCCAGATTCAGAATGAACTTGAAGATGAAGTAGTCATTCTGGGCAACGGTCGTCAGGGTCGTTTTGGTGAAAGCCGCCATCTGAGCCGCCGTTACGGTGAACGTTTTAGGGAACTGCGTTACCGTTTCGTACAGTTTATCGTTCGTTCCTACGCGGCTCGGTAATGGAAACTGGGTTACGCTGGGGTAAAGTCCACCCGGCTGAGACACCACGATTGGGTAAGCCGGGTTACCCGTAGCGGGTGCTTTGACAAAGCCCAGGTATACATCGATGGACTTCACCTCCGCTTTTCCGAAACCTTCCCAGGTCAGCGTATATTCAAACACCTGGCTCCCAAGATCGGCCGCACTCAGGTCAAAAAAGGACGTGTTGGATGTAGCAATAGTTGGCAGGGCCGACTTGCCGGTGTTAACGGCTACCAGCGGAACGGCGGTATAGGCCCAGTTTTCCCAAACATACTCTTCTGTCTTACAGGAATCCAGGGCGACCAGCAGAAGGAGCGAAAAATATAATATGATCTTTTTCATGGTTGCGTCGGTTTACTTGTCCCAGAAAACGGGGGTTGTTTGCTGAGCGGTTTGAAGCTGGTCGGCTTTATCTGAAATAGTTGCGTTGGTCGACAGTTCTGTGATGGAATAGGTCAGCCGGAGTGGGAACACGTTCAGCGGAGCAATCGGAGCCGGTAATACCGGAAGTCCGGTTCTCCGGTAATCATTATACGCTTCCATGCCATTTCCGTAGAGGGCGATGTATTTCTGCGTCATGACGGCGTTCAGTTTTCCGGCCGCATCAGCCGCATCGTACTGCGCCGTGCGATTGGCCACAAAAGCGGTAATAGTAGCGGCAGGCAATACAGGTGCCGAATTACCTGATGTGGTCGAGATTGTGTTGACACTATTTAGCTGGGCCGTAATGCCATCCTGAAACAATTGTTTTGGATCACCGGTCGTGCCCATTGTCAAGGCTGCTTCGGCCAGAATGAACTTCACCATGGCATTGGTAATGAACGGAAAAACGCCCGAACCCGCGCCATCGGAGTTCGTCACAACCTTTGGTGCCGACGTTGCGCCCGAGTTAGTCACGAAAACATTGGTTGCCGGAATATTATTGATCGGGCAGTTATCGTACAAACCACCCGCCGGATACACGCCCACGGTTGCTTTCAACGCATTGTCATTGGGCGATGCAGTGGCATCGCCGGTATAGCGGCCAAAATAGCCATTGCCCGTTGGCGTGAAGCCTACCGTATAGTTGGAGGTCTGTCGGTAAAAGTAGTACCGAATCCGGGGGTCGTCGGTGTTGAACAGCCGCTCAATGAATCCCTGGCTCATGTAGTAGCTCTTGCCTGCCTGGTATTCGGCCCGGTGCCAGGGGTGGCGGTTGGCCGGGGTTTCTGTCGTTCCGAATCGAAAAGCGAAATCCTGCGCATTGGTCGTAATGAGGGGCGCATTGCTGCTCAGCAAAGCTGCTATGCCCGCCTTTGCCTTATCCGGCTGCACCAGACGAATCTGGTTGAAGAGCTTTAGCTTCAGCGAATTACCCATCCGTATCCAGGCGGCTTTATCTCCTCTGTAGATAATGTCGGCGGTGGTTGGCTGGATGGCGAAGTTGCCTTTGGCAGCATCGGCCAGCCCTTCGTCGATCAATACAAAGAGCTTGTCGTAGATGGTGGCACCGCTCTCGAAGGCTGGGTCAGAAATGGTGTTCCCTTTTGCGGCATCCGTGTAGGGAATATCGCCCCACATATCCACCATGAGGCTGTAGATGTAGGCTTTTTGCAGTTTGGCAATGGCTACGTAATCCCAGCGTTGCAGGCGGGTGCCCTCCCGAATGATAATCTCAATATCATTCAGGGTTTGGGTATACAGGGCATTCCACGATTGCTGGTAATCGGTGCCATCCTGAAAATTGCGGCTGGTGGTACTCGAATACAAGTGCTGCATTACAATGGATGTGCCCTGGTTTACGTCGCGCAGGCTACCCGCCATCGAAACCTGCGTAGCGGGCAGAAGCAACTCCAGAACCGGAGTAACCGGGTTATTAGGGTCGGCGTTGATGTCAACGAATTTGTTGCATGACCAGCTGATAAACAACAGGCCCACCAAAGAAAGACGTCGTATGGAAACTATAAATCGCATAGTTGGTATTCGAATGGGATTGATGAATAAAATCAGAAGCTGAACCGCAGGTTGACACCCAGTCGGCGGGTTGTCGGTATACCGATGAAATCGAAGCCCTGTGAATTACCGGCACCTAATGAGCTAACCTCGGGATCAAAATTCAGGTACTTGGGAAAGTTGGGAGCCAGGTACCATAGGTTGCGCCCACTGACGGATAGGAACGCCCCGCCAAAGGGTGTTTTCGCCAGCCATTTTTTCGGAAACTGGTAGCCCAGCGATACTTCACGAAGCCGGAAAATGGTGGCGTCGAAAATATTCGTTTCGCCCGCGCCACCCGGTCCAAAGCCGCCCGTGAAATAGTAATCAGCTACGGCAATACCAATGTTGTTCGGAATCTTTTTGCCTTCGCCATCCAGCAGGGGTTTCAGCGTGTTCACATCGCCCAGCACACCCGGTCCCACCAGAATGGCCTCCCGCTCTTCGGTGTCTTTGGTTGCACCCCGGCTTAGCAGTTCGTAAGCCGTAAAGGAGTACATGTCGCCCCCTTTCTTCCAGTCGAACAACGCGCTCAGCGTAAGCCCTTTATAACTAAAGGTATTGGTTACGCCCAGAATAAAATCGGGGTTTGGATTACCGATAGCGGCCGTTTTACCGCTCAGGATCGGCTTTCCCGTGTTGGGATTGACCAGGATATTGCCCACCTCATCTCTGGCATACGTCGACCCGCGAATCTGTCCGTAGGGCTGACCGGCAATGTGTACACTACCTAGGTCCGAGAAACCACCGTAGGGCAGTTCTTTCAGGGAACCTATGTCCAGTACAATGTTGCGGTTCATGGTGAAGGCCGATGAGATATCCCAGCTAAACCCGTTCTTGAGTTTTACGGGCGTTGCCGTCAGACCAATCTCGATGCCTTCGTTAGACGAACGCCCCAGATTAATTACCCGCTGCGTGTACCCCGACGAGGGTGTGGCGTTGACCGTAAAAATCTGCGACGTACTGATCTTGTTATAGTACGTGATGTCCAGGCCTATCCGGTTATTGAAAAACTGTAACTCCGTACCCACCTCAAGCTCGGTAATGAACTCGGGCTTCAACTCTGAATTGGCCAGCAAGTCTGATTCGGACAGCGTACTTTGGCCGCTGAACGGCGATGAGATAGATCCCGTGCCCGACCCAACGCCCAGAACAGGGTTGGCGATGTACACCGTTTGCGTCTGGTAAGGCGTTGCTTCGTTACCTACGCGGGTGTAGCCAGCCCGAAGCTTACCAAACGAAAGAACGTTTTTAGGCAGTTTCAACGCTTCGGTAAAGATCAGGGAGGCACTGGCCCCGCCATACAGGTAGCTTCGGTTGCTGGCGGGCAGTGTAGACGATACGTCGTTACGGGCTACGAGGTTTAAAAACGCGTAGTTTTTGTAGTCCAGCGAAATATCGGTGAAGAATGCAAAGTATCGCTGTTTGAAATTATTGCGGTTATTGGGCAACACGCGGGGAATGGTCACGCTGGTGTTGTTCAGCGAGTTGATACCCCGAAAAATGATCCCGTCGCCAAACACAACCTGCCGCTCCGTTACGCGCTGGTTAACGTTGTTTCCCAGAATTACTTTCAGGCCAATGTTTTCCGAAAGCGGTTTAGTTGCCGTTACGAGCAGGGTGTTGTCCAGTTCCTGCCGATAGATATTATCGTTCGTGATGTTGCCGTTCGGGAAGTAGTCCCCGCCTTTTCCATTGACGACCACACGCCGGTCGGTATACGCATTGAAGCCGACGGTATTCTGCACGTTCAGCCAGGGCAACGGATCGACCCCCAGCACGACATTACCGTAATAGCGATCAACCTTACTGATTGTCGGACTGTTTTTGACCGACCAGTAAGGGTTATCGGTACCGACGCGGTCGTATACATTATTGCCGTTCAGCGGATTGGTGTTCGGGTAACCCGTCAGGTCGAAGCTGGTAGGCACAAACATCAGGATGTCCATAATGGAACTGCCGCTGCCATTGGCCGCCGTCACCTGCGGAGATACCTGCTCGGTATTGACGTAGTTCAGGGCACCGCTCACGTAGAACTTATTATCCAGCTGGGCGTTACCACCAATGTTGATACCGGTACGGGTGATCTGGTTCTCGGGCACTACACCCTGATTACCCGTGCGGGAAAGACCCACCGTAAAATTCCCCTTCGAGCCACCTGTCGATACCGAGAGGGCGTTTTCAAAGACGTTTCCTGTCCGAAAGAAATTTTTGGCGTTGCCCTGCGAATACGACTGGTAAGGTACCTGAATGGGCGTTGTGCCATCGGCCTGATAAAACTGCGGAAATACCGTTGATGGATAGCGGTTATTCGTCGTGAGCGGGTGCGGAATGGTAGCCCGGGTGGGAATCAGGCTGGTATAGCCTGCGTACGGCGGTCCCCACGAGCCGAATACACCACTCCGATAATCGAAGTTCGTTCCCTGTCCATACTTGGTTTGGTAATCCGGCAAACCGGCCACCGTTTCTGTCGAGTAGCCGGAACTATACGTGATTTCAAGCCCTTTCCGGCTGGTGCTTTTACCGGCTTTTGTGGTCACGATGATGGCTCCGTTAGCCGCTCTGGAGCCGTAAAGGGCAGCCGCAGCGGCTCCTTTCAGCACCGTCATGGTAAGAATATTGTTCGGGTCCAGGTCAAAAGCCCGGTTGGTAACGGTCGACCCGCCAACAAATCCGTCCGTACTGCCGAAACTGGAATTATCAAAGGGAACCCCATCGACCACAAACAGTGGCTGGTTGTTATTGCCCAGCGACGAATTTCCCCGAATAGTAATATTCGTTGCACCACCGGCCGCCCCCCCTGAACCCTGCACATTAACACCCGCGACTTTACCGGTAAGTGCCCGGAGTGGATCCGGTTCTGACCGCTGAGCCAGCTTGTTGGCATCCAGCGTTGATACCGAATAACCGAGCGCATTTTTATCCCGTTTGATACCCGCTGCGGTAACCACCACTTCACTGAGCTGCTTGGTATCGGCAATGAGCGACACATCGATAACCTGCTGATTACCAACAACTATCTCTTGTAGTCGAAAGCCGACAGACGAGAAAACCAGCGTTGCTGCTTTATCGGGTACATTTATCTGATAAGTTCCCTGTGCGTCGGTTACTGTACCCGCTGTACCACCTTTCACCGTTACCGTGGTACCGGGTAGAGATTCTTTCCCATTAGCATCGCTTACCTTACCACGCACAACGCGCTGCTGGGCAAAAGAAAGCAAAGGAAGTAAGAAGAGAAGTGCAAATAATCGTTCTTTCATGCAATTAGCGATAGAGAGTTTATATAAGAAAATCTACAGCGTAGATTAAAAGACAATTATAAATTATAATATTTTACGAAGTATCATATATATAAAATAAAATTCCTTCTAATGACTTTAATTAAATATATTATTCGTTCAATCATAGTTTATATAGTAATTTATACCATGTAAGGCCATCAGGTTGTATATAGGCAAACATGACTATCCTTACAGTCGGGTAGCAGTGAGGATCAATACGCGAGCGTATACAGAAAGAAGGGTTAATCTCAGTAAAATTATTTTAACTAATTCAGTGTATTTTATGAATATTTATAGATTCTATTCATTCGTTCTTATATTGCCTTCTCTAATAAATTTTTAGAAATTAGGTTGGTAGTATTCTTCACCGGCACTTCGAACTTCGAAAGCCGGTGATTTTTTATAGTGATCGGGGCATCAGTATGAACTTATAAGCCAGGTCAGAACGTATCTGTTTCGAGTGAGGAAAAGAGGAGATGCTGAAGAAAACGCAGCAGACGCTCATCGTTTTCCGGCGTGGGCGTTTGGTTGGGTTGCGAACCAAAATCAGTTAACGACGGTAAATTCTGCATGAAAAATGCCTGATAATGGGCTGTTTCAATGATTGAACTAGCACGCGAGCGGGCAAACGGATAATCAGGACGGTACTCCAGAATAATACCGGCAATACGGCTGCACAAATCTTTATATGGTTTGAAGAGTTGCTGTCGGTTATCCTCCGTAATGTGGCGTGTCAGATAGGCTTTGCTGGCTTCACGAATAACGATGCTGTGCAGGGCAACAATGTCCAGCTCGTCGGCAATGGGTTGCGAGCTGAACGAACTGATATCTTTAAGTAACAGCAACTTCAGCACCCGCTCCAGCTTCTCTCTGGGATCAGGCAGATTGTTGGTCTGGAAAATAAGCTGGTATTCCAGCCATTGCCAATACCAGGCAACGACATAAACCAGCAAACGATGTTTATTTTCAAAATAGCGATAAATACTGGCTTCCTTTGTGTTGATGCGATCAGCTAACTTACGAAATGTCATTTCTTCGAAGCCAATATCTGACATCAAAAGGATACCTTGCCGAACAATTCGCCGACCTAATTCCGAGCTTTCCGGATCACGCAGAAATAACTTCTCGTTCATCCGCACCAGTACAGTGTATTCCATTTATTGAACGTAAGCACCGTCGATATAAAAAACGGTAAGCAAAGAAACGAACTTTCACAGATAAAAGTTATGTTTGCATAATTGATAGTAATACTATCAAAAGATTAAACGATTTTAATATGGCTTCCATCACCTATCCCCAGGCCCAGCCTTCACCCCTACAGCGGCTATTTCGGCTACTGGGCACGGAGAAAAAAGATATTGGCTACATCTACCTGTATGCCCTTGTGACCGGTTTGATCAGTCTGTCGCTCCCACTTGGTATTCAGGCTGTTTTTAACCTGGTTTCGGGTGGCGTTGTCTTTAGTTCGGTGTACGTCCTGATTGGACTTGTGGTATTGGGGGTCCTCATTACGGGCTTACTACTGGTTGGTCAGATGACGCTGGTTGAGGTGCTTCAGCAGCGTATTTTTGCCAAAGCAGCCTTTGAATTTACCTACCGGTTACCACGTATTGAGCCCAAAGCCCTGTCGGCTTATTACGCCCCTGAACTGATGAACCGCTTTTTCGACGTGCTCACCATTCAGAAAGGGCTTCCTAAATTACTCATTGACCTAACGGCCGCTGCGGTACAGATTCTGTTTGGTATTATTCTGCTTTCGTTTTACCACCCCGTCTTTCTGGCTTTCGGTTTATTTACGCTGGTCATTATTATTGGTATCAGCTGGCTTTATGGCCCTCCCGGCTTACGCACCAGTCTCAACGAGTCGAAGTATAAATACAAAGTGGTGGCCTGGCTCGAAGATCTGGCCCGT is a window of Spirosoma linguale DSM 74 DNA encoding:
- a CDS encoding ABC transporter related protein (KEGG: mfa:Mfla_2223 ABC transporter related), producing the protein MASITYPQAQPSPLQRLFRLLGTEKKDIGYIYLYALVTGLISLSLPLGIQAVFNLVSGGVVFSSVYVLIGLVVLGVLITGLLLVGQMTLVEVLQQRIFAKAAFEFTYRLPRIEPKALSAYYAPELMNRFFDVLTIQKGLPKLLIDLTAAAVQILFGIILLSFYHPVFLAFGLFTLVIIIGISWLYGPPGLRTSLNESKYKYKVVAWLEDLARDLPLIRHREDPMEPIDRMDDLVANYVAYRSAHFKVLKRFFYSAVAFKTIVTGGLLILGTTLVVSREMSLGQFVAAELVIVLITSSVEKLISGIDTVFDLLTAVEKIATVTDLPLETDTETHA
- a CDS encoding Cupin 2 conserved barrel domain protein (PFAM: Cupin 2 conserved barrel domain protein~KEGG: har:HEAR3310 hypothetical protein), coding for MTIGNLFASIPGSLPEELFDEILTGNGFKLERIVSKGHASPEGFWYDQDQHEWVLLVKGAARLQIDGVDEPVELLPGMHINIPAHRKHRVAWTKEDEETIWLAIFY
- a CDS encoding peptidase M14 carboxypeptidase A (PFAM: peptidase M14 carboxypeptidase A~SMART: peptidase M14 carboxypeptidase A~KEGG: ccs:CCNA_01036 hypothetical protein); the protein is MRFLSSTLFLVLLLSLTTARAQTIPSPKEHFGFNIGDNYQLATYTQTEAYFKKIAATSDRAKLVDIGMTEEGRHQYMLIVSSPENLKKLSHYQEISQKLARAENLTDQQAHALADEGKAIVWIDGGIHATETVGTHQLIETIWQLVSRKDPETMRILDKDVILLTHANPDGQELVTNWYMREATPEKRSLDNVPRLYQKYIGHDNNRDFFMLNMKETQNIARQLFVDWIPQIMYNHHQRGPAGSVLAGPPYRDPFNYVFDPMMVTGIDALGAAMINRLNSENKPGFTRLGGSVFSTWYNGGLRTTTHFHNMIGLLTEIIGGPTPEDVPLVPKRLIPNGNTPFPVTPQKWYFRQSIDYSVSLNYAVLDYAARQSDHLLYNIYRMGKNSIERGSSDYWALSPKRIDAIEEAYNKDPKKVVPPSSAALAQYGMIPRGGGMPMKYYDTIMKAPVLRDPRGYIIPKSQPDFATAVKFINALIRTGIQIQEATSDFTVAGKKYPAGSYVVKTDQAFRPHLLDMFEPQDHPNDFQYPGGPPVRPYDAAGWTLAYLMNVKFDRILDGFDGPFKKLPYGELQSPEGAIAGASGAGYILSAKSNNSFIAVNDLLASGVEVYRLPNGVGEKATVEAGAFYVPASAKAKSLLDKSAKDLGILVTGLAKRPAGSMTKVAPMRIALWDTYGGSMPSGWIRWMMEQYHFPMKVVYPNDIDAGDLRKKFDVIVFVTRAIPPVGGKEEDIFSLMGSEAKVENTPAEFRPWLGKITAAKSVPQLKSFLEAGGTVVTIGSSTNLAYHLGLPVKNALTEMTTSGAERPLPGEKYYIPGSVLRVSLDSTQHATWGMSNQSDVYFDASPVFKIAPDAIAKGLVKPLAWFDSSKPLRSGWAWGQSYLQGGVAAFEAPVGAGKLYAFGPEITFRAQSHGTFKLLFNQLYTTGSSNQSTVAPVAGQD
- a CDS encoding TonB-dependent receptor plug (PFAM: TonB-dependent receptor plug~KEGG: mxa:MXAN_4746 TonB-dependent receptor); the protein is MKERLFALLFLLPLLSFAQQRVVRGKVSDANGKESLPGTTVTVKGGTAGTVTDAQGTYQINVPDKAATLVFSSVGFRLQEIVVGNQQVIDVSLIADTKQLSEVVVTAAGIKRDKNALGYSVSTLDANKLAQRSEPDPLRALTGKVAGVNVQGSGGAAGGATNITIRGNSSLGNNNQPLFVVDGVPFDNSSFGSTDGFVGGSTVTNRAFDLDPNNILTMTVLKGAAAAALYGSRAANGAIIVTTKAGKSTSRKGLEITYSSGYSTETVAGLPDYQTKYGQGTNFDYRSGVFGSWGPPYAGYTSLIPTRATIPHPLTTNNRYPSTVFPQFYQADGTTPIQVPYQSYSQGNAKNFFRTGNVFENALSVSTGGSKGNFTVGLSRTGNQGVVPENQITRTGINIGGNAQLDNKFYVSGALNYVNTEQVSPQVTAANGSGSSIMDILMFVPTSFDLTGYPNTNPLNGNNVYDRVGTDNPYWSVKNSPTISKVDRYYGNVVLGVDPLPWLNVQNTVGFNAYTDRRVVVNGKGGDYFPNGNITNDNIYRQELDNTLLVTATKPLSENIGLKVILGNNVNQRVTERQVVFGDGIIFRGINSLNNTSVTIPRVLPNNRNNFKQRYFAFFTDISLDYKNYAFLNLVARNDVSSTLPASNRSYLYGGASASLIFTEALKLPKNVLSFGKLRAGYTRVGNEATPYQTQTVYIANPVLGVGSGTGSISSPFSGQSTLSESDLLANSELKPEFITELEVGTELQFFNNRIGLDITYYNKISTSQIFTVNATPSSGYTQRVINLGRSSNEGIEIGLTATPVKLKNGFSWDISSAFTMNRNIVLDIGSLKELPYGGFSDLGSVHIAGQPYGQIRGSTYARDEVGNILVNPNTGKPILSGKTAAIGNPNPDFILGVTNTFSYKGLTLSALFDWKKGGDMYSFTAYELLSRGATKDTEEREAILVGPGVLGDVNTLKPLLDGEGKKIPNNIGIAVADYYFTGGFGPGGAGETNIFDATIFRLREVSLGYQFPKKWLAKTPFGGAFLSVSGRNLWYLAPNFPKYLNFDPEVSSLGAGNSQGFDFIGIPTTRRLGVNLRFSF
- a CDS encoding transcriptional regulator, TetR family (PFAM: regulatory protein TetR~KEGG: azc:AZC_4590 transcriptional regulator) produces the protein MEYTVLVRMNEKLFLRDPESSELGRRIVRQGILLMSDIGFEEMTFRKLADRINTKEASIYRYFENKHRLLVYVVAWYWQWLEYQLIFQTNNLPDPREKLERVLKLLLLKDISSFSSQPIADELDIVALHSIVIREASKAYLTRHITEDNRQQLFKPYKDLCSRIAGIILEYRPDYPFARSRASSIIETAHYQAFFMQNLPSLTDFGSQPNQTPTPENDERLLRFLQHLLFSSLETDTF